The genomic segment GGCTTTCTAAAGGAATTATAAACTTGatagaaaatctggaaattttacctaaggtattATCTGACCACAACGCTGTTTCAATTAGAATTAAGATTGGggacaagagaaataaaccatggtctataaatgatttttattaaaaataaaaaaattgtagataagaaaaatagatatacaaaattatttttctgagaATGAAGATAAAGGAATTTCAGATGAAGTAGTATGGGATGCCGTTAAATCAGTAGTTAGAGGActtttgatacaacaaaattcaagatggtttaaagagagggaggcacaaaagaagaagatattagaagaaattaaacTGGGAGAAAGAGCTAAGAAAATCACAAGGTAAATCACTCAAACAAGAACAGACAGATAGGTTAAAaaagttacaatatcaatataaatttttaataattttgtaaatagagaaaaaaataatgtttaacagacagattttttgaacatgccaataaaccgggtaaattattatcttggcagcttaaacataaagagaagaaattaccaatattaaaaattaagaaggagggtaaaataacaacagataaacaaaaattatggaaactttcatagattattattcaaatttatatagacaaatTGTTTTAGAGAgggaaatggatgtttatttaaatcaatttgactgGGATGGAATATCACAAGAGCATAAGGAATTATTGGACTCTAGAATAACTGAATTAAAAACTGTTATaggtaaaagcaaattaaataaatctccaggcgaagacggatttacagcattttattataaaaccttcATAGAACAACTATCTCGACATTTATTAAAGGTgatgaatcattgcttgcagaacggatccatcccacaaacctggaaacaagcaaacatagttttaataccaaaaccaaactcggatttattggatgtcaaaaattatagaccaatttcattattgaataatgattataatttTTTGTAGCTATTTCAGCAAATAgattaaaaatagtattaaatcaggttatacatgaggatcaagctgaatttctcccaggtagactgattagtcaaaatgttagaatagtaatagatcttttagaatatgcagaatctgtcactactcctatagcaatgatattcttagatgcagaaaaagcgttcgataatgtaaattggaaatttatgaaaaaaatattagagtatatgggCTTGGGAAAAAGTTTCAagtcagctattggaaatatttatacttatcaatcaGCTAGATTGATGATCAATGGTAActtgacatcacaatttgaaatccaaaaaggcactagacaatgttgccctctttcacctttattgtttattttagtgttagaggttttactgagaaagattagaaatttCCCAGATATAATAGGATGTCAAttggggagaaatcattttaaggttaaagcttatgctgatgatttagtttgtttgacaaatcctattagtcaaattgataattggaacaaaacggttgaggtttatggaaaacttgcaggttttaaaataaataaaaataaaaataaaatattggttaaaaatatgacgcttttgcagcagcaagaattatcaaaaaggacaggcttctctattgaactttgggtatttggttaacttcaaacaaccttaatttattcaaaaacaattatattaagttatggcaacaaattgttatagattttaaaaattggggggaaatacccctatcattatggggtagaatttcggtaattaaaatgatggtattacctaaaatgctttttttgtttcaaaacttaccaattataaaaggggttcaaatatttaaaatttggaaaaaagatattttaaattttttatggggcaaggaaagacatagaatagcatataataacttaatttAACTAAAAGAAACcggaggtttggggttaccagatttgagaatgtattatgaggcatcctgtttcgtttggttaaagacctggattttattAGAGAGTTTTTCAGCATTACTGAGATCTTTAGTTTGCTAACTAAGTTGTAGGTTTTTGTTAATTAAAAAGGGATAGTCCCGTcaatcttgattttttaaaaaattctactgGACCGACATGGTTGCAGACACTAGACCAGTTAACTTTAAGTGTTACATTTCTGGCATTTTTCGTTTCACTTACATCTTTTTTTGGCCTGAAAACCCTCCCTCCTGTCTATGCACAAGTAGCTCTGAGACTTCTAGTTCTTGATAAAGTAATCTGTGTCAAACAGGAAAATAAATCTTTGTCTCTCAGTCTCACTCACACAGTCCTGGTTTAACTGCACAAGCACACTGTCTTCTAGAGAAGGGCCTTAGGCTGCACCAGGAGGCACAGCAGCTCAGAACGTTGCTGAGATTGCTTCCCTAATGCTGCTTCTGATTGGCTCTTGCAAATCTCACAGGAGACCTCGACAACAGATGCATAGATACAAGGAAATAAGTTTCTATAAATATCCTCAGATATGATCTGTGGTTTATCCTTGGCGTCTTTCTCACGGTAATAAGGATTGCAGTCGGGGCTGCCACTGGGCCCCAGTAAAGTGTTCCCCCCTTCAAACACATGGGGGCCCTGTATGCTACTGGTGGTAGCCTTCACATTTTTAGTGCTAGAAGAGACTTCAACTGTGCATTTGCTCAGGCTGGTTGTTGCTGTGCTAGAGCTCTAGGACAATAATCAAGTTGGATTGTACGTGAACTCTCAGAATTATACCCTACAGATTTATCTTGGCCTTGGTTCAAAAAAAAGGTTAACCTGAGTCTTTCCTTTTCCGTGTTCTGTTTGTGcaattccttttctctttctccaaCTGCCTCAGAAAATACTCCCATGTAAGGCAGGCTGTCCTTAAATTTCCGCTTGGCTTAGAGGAATTACTTTGTTCTAAGGATCTTAGTCTTGTGTCTCATACATTGGTGACACTAGGGGACCCCTAGCCCAACGACAGATTACACACTAATGTGTAACGAACACTTGATAATTGTTGTTTCTATGCAATATCAGCTATGTGAGAAGGTGACTTGAAGGAAACTGACTGTTCTTCTTTTTCAAATATCCCTAAGATGCTCTCTTTCCCTGTATAATTACAACAGCATGGGCGTATTTCAGGCTATGGCTAGTCAGCCAAATGAGAATTCACTGATGTGCAGGGAGACCTCTGCTAAGCTCTGCAATAAAGGGCGTTGATGTTTAAACAATGAGAGGCCTACCAGTACAATGCCTTTTTCTGGATGGTGGAGAATTTTGTTTCTCATTCAAAATATCTGCCGGCAATGGGAAATGGAACTTAGTTTTATTTGATGAAAGCAAAAATGTATAACTGTATAATACAGAATGCACAACCAATGTGATATAAACATGAACAAAGCGGTGGAATTGAATTCACAGTGTATCCTGTATCTGATTGGTTTTGTATGCTTTACAAAAAGCTCTGAATTAAAGAAGTAAAGTTTCATTCGTACCTAGTGTAGTTTTAAGGACTGAATTGAGAACAGTCAGTCTCCTTGCTGTGTATCTATTGTTTTTCTGCTTAGGGATGAACACTAGGCTTGTGCACTGCTTTCATTATTTATTACAAAAATGGGATGTTTTCATAATTAATGTGAAGGTGAAACACATTCCCCATCAAAGAAGCCtatagcaaacaaacaaaaagaagacaccgtgtttttctttcattttattccCATTCTTCTTTATCCAGTCTTGCCTTTCTCTGACCCTGTTTTCACTTCTACAGGGCAGCTGGCGTTTTCCTAATGAGGGCATAAGCTGTGTTCTGtaaggggagtggggggagaaaagcTCTGGGCTTTCTTGACTGACTGCATGCTGCAGCCACTAGCATTACATATATAGGGTAGGATTTTACCTCCTGCTGTCCCCCCAATACCTGTCCTGATGTGCCAAATTTTCCCTTGCAGTGTGTGCTCCCCTGCTTATTCTCCAAATCTCCCTCAAGGTCCTACTGATGCTGCCAGCCTGTCCACTGTGTGTCACCAAATGCCCTTTGtcagtctgcctcttccttgCGCTACTAATTGGCTGCAGTGCCAACTCCCTCATTGCATGCTGATGTCTGTGTCAACTGTGTGTTTGGAATCTTTCTTATCAATTCTCCCATATACTTTCAAGTTAccaactgatagggttgccaacctccaggtactagctggagatctgctattacaactgatctccagccaataaagatcagttcccctgggggaaatggctgttttggcaattggactctagggcattgaagtccctcccctccccaacctcaccctcctcaggctccaaccccaaaacctcccgctggtggccattGAAGCCAGTGGGAAATAACAGTGGAACAGAACTATGACaatggaacaacaacaaaagaaaccgTAACCAAATTAACCATATGAAACACCCCAGTAACAAAACAgtcccttttggaattaataacaaaaacaaaataaatgaaataaactccTGTGCACAAgtctaatgaacacatgaaactgactatactgagtcagaccataggTCCATCGAGGACCGTATTGTCTCCTCCGACCGGCAGCAGTACTTCAGGGTCTCCGTGACAGATCTTTCCCATTACCTGCTGCCTAATTCTTTTACTTAGAGACGCCTGAGGTTGAACTTGGGATCTTGTGTGTGCAGAGCAGATACTCTAGCTTATGCCTCATTAGGAAAACTGAGTCATGGCATATTTCATAAGCAGGTTGTTAATTTGTATCAATTACAGTAATGcactaccttttaaaaagaaaaatgtttcaTGGCTTAGCAGTTACTGAGAGTTATCTGGAGCCAAATGCACATGGTGATGATTTCCATTCTTAGTAAGTGTTCAGATGTGTAATGGAGAATGTCTGTATATGGTGTCCCCTGGATGAGCTTTAGTTATACAACTACAGTAACTGAACAGTAAATTCATAAAATTATacctgtttttttgttgttggatgaggaatagggttgccaactcccacttgggaaaaacctggaaatgttggggagcAGAGCCTAGAAAGTGTGGGGTTTGGcgcataatgccgtagagtccaccttccagagcagccattttctccgggtgaactgatctctgtcatctggagatcagttgtaatcctgggagatctccagctcccaactggagggtggcaaccataACAAAATAGCCCATTAAATCTTCTGCAAATATTTTTCCACCAGTGTGTCTTCCTGTGTTTGTTCATGGGCCAGAAACAGAAAACCACTGACTTGTATTGTAGCTTCTTAGAAATTTACCAGATGGTAGTTCTAATCATGTGGCGAGTACAGCATAAATAGCATCTGGGCACACAGTAAGCGCAGCATTACCATATCACGGGAAAGTGCCCAAGATTGGCAGCTTGAATGGTTAGAGGGTGTCTATTTCTGTAAGTGGAGGAGCCAAGTCAAGAGTCACAAAACAAAAGAAGTTAAatgcttgatttaaaaaaaggcaTATTGGACCGTTACATAAATAAATTTTCCAAATATATTACTTAATTGCCCTTTCCTCTGAGCAATGCATATCTTATGCAAAATGAGGGAATGAAAAGAATGATTGACTCCAAATACCAGCACTAAGGATGTGTTTTGAAATAATGAAAGAATGTACATATATTTGTGTTTCAATCCTTCCTTCTCAAACTTTGACAGTTCTTGTTCTTTGAAATAATTTGGAAGGGTTTGGTAACCACAGCATAAATTTTAAttttgctactttaaaaaaatcttttattcaGTTCTGGATGCCATGATATATTATAGACCTGAATTATAAACTTTTGTAATGTGAGTTTACTGTTAGACAGCTTAGGAGCTGTTATGGCTCAATGAACTTACGCTTGCAGGTTTCAGTTTGGTAGGATTTAAGTAACTTTTTTGCATCTCTAGATGCCAAATACACAAATTTGGAAAGAACTTTGCAATACGCAGGCACTGTAGCATGATCTACATGCAAAATTATATTAGCCACCCCAAGATTATTACTCTTAACAAGAGATGAAGGGATTATAACAGATTTTTGCAGCTGAATATTTTCCTaacatttaattgttttattaaaGTACGTCAGCATTCTTTGGAATTGCTTCTTTGGGAATTCTGATGTCAGGTTTTGGGTGGCTACATTTAGCTAACATTCAGAACTCCTTTAGGGAAGACCAGGACTGCTGGTTCCCATACTCTGGTTTAGGCTACAACAGGGTTAAAAATGTAGGCTGCTGTAAAGTATGATCCATTGTTTGTGCAGGAGATACACCTGAGAGATCCTTACCAATAGAAAAGCGTAATGCAAAAATAAGTCTATATGCAAGGATCCCAATTTTGACAAGCCTGTGAACTATTTGCTATCTTCAGAAAAAGATAATGGGTGCCATCGAAAAATGGTCCTGCCCCTCTGGTAGCCAATTAcaattctttgtaattggctactGTAATTGGCTACAAAAAACCCACCTCAGTGGGAAGGGCCAATCTCAGATCGTTGGAAGGCTTCAAGGCAAGTGTCATCTGTCTCTTTGTTTTGGAATTTGGTTTCAGCTTGCAAATGAAGGGAGGGTTTGCTCCCTGCTCAGTCATGAGAAGATTTCAGAGCACAGAAATGTAAGCAAGTCTATGTTAGGCCAAGCCAAGAGTACCTGGCTGTGATGCTGTTTCCCAGAATGAGCTCAGATCAGTGCTAGACAGTCAGCTGGTAGAGAGTGTGCTGAAACTATGtggtggttcttttttttttttcccagaaCAAGTCAAGACCCTCTGGATTTTATCCCTAAAACTTCACAACCAGGCAGGCATAAGTAGGGGCGGGTACATTCAACAAGTCTGGAAAACACTGGGAGCATATAGAACTTGGTTTTTAAGCAGTTCAGAtccataaatagggttgtcaacctccaggtagtaacaggagatgtcctgttattacaactgatctccagctgataaagatcagttcacctggagaaagtgactgctttggcattggattctatggcatttaaatccctccccaaaccccgctctcctcaggctccaccccaaaaacctcccaccggtggcaaccctatccataaagtATGTATTGTATAGGTAGCTTGATTTTAAAGTGTGCAGGTTTCATGATGTTGGGGTCTTACTCTAGAGACAGAGTGTGCAGGCCACTAATTCTCTCATGCTATGACTGACGAGTGTGTAAGACTGAGAAGAGGGGCTTGTTCCTCATGTGAATTGCTTTGAGTGATAATCATATGAACATGGAATTATATGCAATAAAGTTAATAGACATTAAAATTCCTCTCATATAGAAAGTATCCAAAGTATTTTTACCATGACACTGCAAACAGTGCATATTATAAGGCTTTAGAAAtagtgttaatttaaaaaaaataagttttatGTCTCTCTTCTTTTCAGGTGCATCATTAGTCACTGATTAAAGTAGCTCAGAGAGAAAGCTGAGTGAATGTACTGGTGTTGGTGAAGATAACGTTGGATCCTTTGCTGTCCACAAAAAGAAAAGGCCTATCTGTACTTCCATTCATCTGAGGGTGccagcttttcaaacagcaaccTTCACTACGCTTATTTCTTCTGATTCCTGAATTTGGTATTTCTGTTCCTTGCCCGGGATTAACTGATAGAACCTACTAGCAAACCAACATGGCTGGGATTATTTATGTTTTAAGAGTTTGTCCTTTGGTACTGGGATTGCTCATAAATCCATTCAGTGCATCTTCCATACAGAATAATGAATGtccacagttgtgtgtgtgtgagatcagGCCGTGGTTTACGCCCCAGTCAACCTACAGAGAAGCTACAACAGTTGATTGCAATGATCTTCGTTTAACAAAAATCCCCAGCAACCTGTCCAGTGATACCCAAGTTCTTTTGTTGCAAAGCAACAACATTGCTAAAACTACAGATGAGCTCCAGCAACTTTTCAATTTAACAGAGTTGGATTTTTCACAGAATAATTTCACTAGTATAAAAGATGTGGGGCTGTCAAATCTCACCCAACTCACTACTTTACACCTGGAGGAAAATCAGGTCACTGAGATGACGGATTACTGTTTACAGGATCTGTGCAATCTTCAGGAACTTTACATAAACCATAACCAAATCAGTACCATTTCTGCAAATGCGTTCTCAGGCCTGAAGAATCTTTTAAGACTTCATCTTAACTCCAACAGATTAAAAATTATTGACAGTCGTTGGTTTGATTCAACACCCAACCTGGAAATTTTGATGATTGGGGAAAATCCTGTGATTGGAATACTAGATATGAACTTTAAACCGCTCTCAAATTTAAGAAGTCTGGTTCTGGCTGGCATGTACTTGACTGACATTCCTGGCAATGCACTTGTAGGTTTGGATAGTCTCGAAAGTCTGTCTTTCTATGACAACAGGTTGGTTAAAGTTCCTCAGCTTGCACTTGAGAAAGTTCCAAATCTAAAATTTTTGGATCTTAACAAAAACCCAATCCACAAAATCCAAGAAGGAGATTTCAGAAACATGCTTCGTCTGAAGGAACTTGGAATCAACAATATGGGAGAGCTGGTTTCTGTTGATAGATATGCACTAGACAATCTTCCTGAACTTACCAAGCTTGAAGCAACAAACAATCCAAAGTTATCTTACATACACCGTTTAGCATTTCGCAATGTCCCTGCGCTGGAGAGCCTGATGCTTAATAACAATGCCTTGAATGCAGTCTACCAAAAAACAGTGGAATCCCTTCCAAATTTGCGTGAGATCAGCATTCACAGTAATCCCCTCAGGTGCGACTGTGTCATCCACTGGATAAACTCAAACAAGACCAATATCCGTTTCATGGAGCCCTTATCAATGTTCTGTGCCATGCCACCAGAATACAGAGGGCAACAAGTAAAGGAGGTGTTGATACAAGACTCCAATGAGAAATGTCTTCCAATGATTTCTCATGACACTTTCCCAAATCATTTGAATTTGGACATTGGCATGACTGTCTTCTTAGATTGTCGGGCCATGGCAGAACCAGAACCTGAGATTTATTGGGTAACTCCACTTGGGAATAAAATAACCGCTGACACCCTTTCGGACAAGTACAAGCTTAGCAACGAAGGGACTCTGGAAATATCTAATATTCAAACTGAAGATTCTGGGAGGTACACTTGTGTGGCCCAAAACCTAGAAGGTGCAGACACCAGAGTAGCTACAATAAGAGTGAATGGCACATTGCTGGATGGTACTCAGGTGCTGAAAATATATGTCAAGCAAGCAGAATCTCATTCAATCCTAGTTTCTTGGAAGGTAAATTCTAATGTTATGACCTCTAACTTAAAATGGTCATCTGCCACAATGAAGATTGACAACCCTCACATTACCTATACCGCAAGGGTCCCTGTTGATGTGCATGAATATAACCTGACACATTTGCAACCCTCCACAGATTATGAGGTCTGTCTCACTGTATCCAACATCCATCAGCAAACTCAGAAGTCCTGTGTTAATGTTACAACAAAAAATGCAGCTTTTGCCCTGGACATTACTGACCAGGAAACCAGTACAGCCCTGGCTGCAGTTATGGGATCAATGTTTGCGGTTATCAGTCTGGCCTCTGTTTCTGTTTACGTTGCTAAACGGTTCAAGAGGAAAAACTATCACCATTCGCTGAAAAAGTATATGCAAAAGACCTCTTCCATCCCACTGAATGAGCTATATCCTCCACTTATTAACCTCTGGGAAGGGGACAGTGAAAAGGACAAGGAGGGTTCTGCAGAAACCAAGCCGACTCAAGTGGACACATCCAGAAGCTATTATATGTGGTAACTCGGGACAATATTTTGCTTCTGGTAGTAAGGAGCACAAAGACTTTTTTGCTTTATTCTGCAAAAGTGAAGAGTTTCGAGACTTTTGTAATTTTTTGACTTTGCTAGTTTTGTGGCAGAGTGGTGAGGACAGGTGGATATTTCAACATTTTTAGTATAGCGTATCGCAATGGTTTTGacacacaaaatggcagcttcaccTAGCTTCCAATTTCTTTTTTAGTTGTGCTTAATTTAACAATGCTGTTCTAACTATGGGAGGGGGGGATATGAAAGGTTGGGAATGCCCTATGATCTACAAGAAGCATGACCCTCTTTCTTCTGAAGCCATCAACAGAAAGTACAGTGTCCTGCAAAATCTAACTGATACCAACTTGAAACTACATTAAACCAGCTTTGTCATAATCTGGTCTAAGGACTCTTAAATGGAGATAAGATGACAAGATTTTGAACAATATTAGTTGGCTGTACTGTAATGTTGTATCAACTGATTTGAATGTTTCTTTTTTTGTCTATGGAcgattgatttttttctttccttttttaatagTTGAAGAGGCTTAGGTACAAGCTAATAAGGTGACTGAAGTATGTACACTTTTTTCAATGTAACAAACTAAATGTTAATTGCTCTTTTATTATATTTAGTCAAAACTTTTGAAGAAACTTAGAATTTTGTTCTGTGTAATCCACCCCCACCTTGCATAGAATGAAGacagaaatataataaattatagtttttgttctgtttggttttttttagaaGAATTGTGAAAGTTTATCTTTTTAGTCGTGTCACCAGCTTTAATTGGTGGTTATGTTTTGGCATAAAATATATCCAAACTTTTATAAAATTGTGGGTCTCTGGATCAAATTTGAGTTCATTTTTCCCCTCCTAAAAATGTCTTAATAATTGTGAATATTATAAACTAACAAAATAATTATGAGAATTTCATTAGAAAGATGTGTGTTGGGTAAAAAATTGGCAATATACACTGTATTTATGATATGAGGAAGATTACCCTTGTAGTAAACGGCTGCTCTCTTTACAGTAAATACAGAAGAAAGAAAACATCCTAAATTATCGAAACAAATACAAGACTGAATATGTATGGCAAggatgcaatgctgattctatgaccttaggcagttcatgagagggagggcatcttggccatcttctgggcgtggagtaggggttgctgggcgtgtgtggcggggggaggtagttgtgaaattcctgcattgtacagggggttggactagatgaccctggta from the Euleptes europaea isolate rEulEur1 chromosome 1, rEulEur1.hap1, whole genome shotgun sequence genome contains:
- the LRRN1 gene encoding leucine-rich repeat neuronal protein 1, which translates into the protein MAGIIYVLRVCPLVLGLLINPFSASSIQNNECPQLCVCEIRPWFTPQSTYREATTVDCNDLRLTKIPSNLSSDTQVLLLQSNNIAKTTDELQQLFNLTELDFSQNNFTSIKDVGLSNLTQLTTLHLEENQVTEMTDYCLQDLCNLQELYINHNQISTISANAFSGLKNLLRLHLNSNRLKIIDSRWFDSTPNLEILMIGENPVIGILDMNFKPLSNLRSLVLAGMYLTDIPGNALVGLDSLESLSFYDNRLVKVPQLALEKVPNLKFLDLNKNPIHKIQEGDFRNMLRLKELGINNMGELVSVDRYALDNLPELTKLEATNNPKLSYIHRLAFRNVPALESLMLNNNALNAVYQKTVESLPNLREISIHSNPLRCDCVIHWINSNKTNIRFMEPLSMFCAMPPEYRGQQVKEVLIQDSNEKCLPMISHDTFPNHLNLDIGMTVFLDCRAMAEPEPEIYWVTPLGNKITADTLSDKYKLSNEGTLEISNIQTEDSGRYTCVAQNLEGADTRVATIRVNGTLLDGTQVLKIYVKQAESHSILVSWKVNSNVMTSNLKWSSATMKIDNPHITYTARVPVDVHEYNLTHLQPSTDYEVCLTVSNIHQQTQKSCVNVTTKNAAFALDITDQETSTALAAVMGSMFAVISLASVSVYVAKRFKRKNYHHSLKKYMQKTSSIPLNELYPPLINLWEGDSEKDKEGSAETKPTQVDTSRSYYMW